A genomic stretch from Herpetosiphonaceae bacterium includes:
- a CDS encoding DUF4352 domain-containing protein has product MSYVPPTPAGPSSGSNRTLWIILGSIGFVGVCMVLCTAIGIIGVLTLLGRQTEQVFSEIERELNADTQFELPTTEPVDVGAAVAVGTTQRVGDLDVTVVDVQTTAGDGSQEPTPGYQFLAVRLKITNRGAQPIALEDVALWTWLQDEDDWIYDCCVFTQSDPELLGDALPAGESIEGSLVYEGPDDVDTMYWIYEDLTGNTRAVVRLHQLTADTEVAVVRYHTALDD; this is encoded by the coding sequence GTGTCTTACGTACCGCCCACCCCCGCAGGTCCGTCGTCCGGCTCGAACCGGACGCTCTGGATCATCCTTGGCTCGATCGGCTTTGTCGGCGTCTGCATGGTGCTCTGCACCGCGATCGGCATTATTGGCGTGCTGACGCTGCTTGGACGGCAGACCGAGCAGGTCTTTAGCGAGATCGAGCGTGAGCTGAATGCAGACACCCAGTTCGAGCTACCGACCACCGAGCCGGTCGATGTCGGCGCGGCAGTTGCTGTCGGCACCACCCAGCGCGTCGGCGATCTGGATGTGACGGTGGTCGATGTGCAGACGACGGCGGGCGACGGCAGCCAGGAGCCGACTCCCGGCTATCAATTTCTGGCGGTGCGGCTCAAGATCACCAATCGCGGCGCGCAGCCGATCGCGCTGGAGGACGTGGCGCTGTGGACCTGGCTGCAAGACGAGGACGATTGGATCTACGATTGCTGTGTGTTTACGCAGAGCGATCCTGAGCTGCTTGGGGATGCGCTTCCCGCTGGCGAATCGATCGAGGGATCGCTGGTGTACGAAGGCCCCGACGATGTCGATACGATGTACTGGATCTATGAAGATCTTACGGGCAATACCCGCGCGGTTGTGCGGCTGCACCAGCTTACCGCCGATACCGAGGTCGCCGTGGTACGCTACCACACCGCGCTCGATGACTGA
- the ppk1 gene encoding polyphosphate kinase 1, with protein MPKKHKRKVVDRDEFPKLPPMGADRYLNRELSWLQFNRRVLGEALDARQPLLERVKFLAIFSSNLDEFFMVRVAGIREQIDAGVIEPSPDGLSPIEQMMQIKPVVDQLTELQRRCWSDEVLPQLRTHGIYVCDYAELNAAQRDAVRRLFYEEIFPVLTPLAFDPGHPFPHISNLSLSLAVVVNDPRHGERFARVKVPEVLPRLMQVPTQDGQQVFVWLEQVIAAHVDALFPGMHVPETYPFRVTRNGDVDLQEEEAADLLRTIEHGIRQRQFGRVVRLAVEQSMPQRILDLLIENLEIASSEVYRVHGPLGISELMMLYSLDRPDLKYSPFMPRVPEAFEESEDPFSVIQSGDVLLHHPYESFMPVVDFISTAAEDPQVLAIKQTLYRVGRNKPLVEALIRARENGKQVTVLVELKARFDEENNIEWAKQLEGVGVHVVYGLLGLKTHCKAALIVRKERDGIRRYIHLSTGNYNITTAHLYTDIGLLTADPEFGTDASDLFNYLTGYSAQDTYRKFIIAPVNMRQSIAALIEREIRHHQATGNGCLIFKMNTLTDPQLIEALYQASAAGVRIDLIVRGVCCLRPGVPGLSETICVRSIVGRFLEHSRIYYFHNGGKEEVYLSSADVMSRNLDRRVEVMFPVQAPHLVQRLRDQVLRAYLRDTAKAQILLPDGSYARPDASLPPFDVQSWLLLPPAEQVGPNGEQRAENKEQLGEVKTKN; from the coding sequence ATGCCAAAGAAACATAAGCGCAAAGTGGTCGATCGCGATGAGTTCCCGAAGCTGCCGCCCATGGGCGCGGATCGCTATCTGAATCGCGAGCTGAGCTGGCTTCAGTTCAACCGACGGGTACTGGGCGAGGCGCTGGACGCCCGCCAGCCGCTGCTGGAGCGTGTCAAATTCCTGGCGATCTTCTCATCCAACCTGGATGAGTTTTTTATGGTGCGGGTGGCCGGTATTCGCGAGCAGATCGACGCGGGCGTGATCGAGCCGTCGCCGGATGGCCTGTCGCCGATCGAGCAGATGATGCAGATCAAGCCGGTCGTCGATCAACTGACCGAACTCCAGCGGCGCTGCTGGTCCGATGAGGTGCTGCCGCAACTGCGGACGCATGGTATCTACGTGTGCGACTACGCCGAGCTGAACGCGGCGCAGCGCGATGCTGTGCGCAGGCTGTTTTATGAGGAGATTTTCCCAGTGCTGACGCCGCTGGCGTTCGATCCGGGGCATCCGTTCCCGCATATCTCGAATCTGAGCCTGAGTCTGGCGGTGGTGGTCAACGATCCGCGCCACGGCGAGCGCTTCGCGCGCGTGAAGGTGCCGGAGGTGCTGCCGCGTCTGATGCAGGTGCCGACGCAGGACGGCCAGCAGGTGTTTGTCTGGCTGGAGCAGGTGATCGCGGCGCATGTGGATGCGCTCTTTCCTGGCATGCACGTGCCGGAGACGTATCCGTTTCGGGTCACGCGCAACGGCGATGTCGATCTGCAAGAGGAGGAGGCGGCGGACCTGTTGCGGACGATCGAGCACGGTATTCGGCAGCGGCAATTCGGGCGCGTGGTACGGCTGGCCGTCGAACAGTCGATGCCGCAGCGTATCCTCGACCTCTTGATCGAGAACCTGGAGATCGCGTCGAGCGAGGTATACCGCGTACACGGGCCGCTCGGAATCTCCGAGCTCATGATGCTGTACAGTCTGGATCGGCCCGATCTGAAGTATTCGCCGTTCATGCCGCGCGTTCCCGAAGCGTTCGAGGAGAGCGAAGATCCGTTTAGTGTGATCCAGTCGGGCGACGTGCTGCTGCACCATCCCTACGAGTCGTTCATGCCGGTCGTGGATTTTATCAGCACGGCGGCGGAAGATCCACAGGTGCTCGCGATCAAGCAGACGCTCTATCGCGTGGGCCGCAACAAGCCGCTCGTCGAAGCGCTGATTCGTGCCCGCGAAAACGGCAAGCAGGTCACGGTGCTGGTCGAGCTGAAGGCGCGCTTCGACGAAGAAAACAACATCGAGTGGGCCAAGCAGTTGGAGGGCGTGGGCGTACACGTGGTGTATGGCCTGCTGGGGTTGAAAACGCACTGCAAGGCGGCGCTGATCGTGCGCAAGGAGCGCGACGGCATCCGGCGCTACATTCATCTGAGCACCGGCAACTATAACATCACGACGGCGCATCTGTACACCGACATCGGCTTGCTCACCGCCGACCCTGAGTTTGGCACCGACGCCTCGGATCTCTTCAACTATCTCACGGGCTACTCGGCGCAGGACACCTACCGCAAATTTATTATCGCGCCGGTCAATATGCGCCAGTCGATCGCGGCGCTGATCGAGCGCGAGATCCGTCACCATCAGGCGACCGGGAACGGCTGCCTGATCTTCAAGATGAACACGCTGACCGATCCGCAGTTGATCGAGGCGCTGTACCAGGCGAGCGCAGCGGGCGTGCGGATCGATCTGATCGTGCGCGGCGTGTGCTGTCTGCGTCCGGGCGTGCCCGGCCTGTCGGAGACGATCTGTGTGCGATCGATCGTCGGGCGATTTCTGGAGCATAGCCGAATCTACTATTTCCACAACGGCGGTAAGGAAGAGGTCTATCTCAGCTCAGCGGATGTGATGAGCCGCAACCTTGATCGGCGCGTCGAGGTGATGTTTCCGGTGCAAGCGCCGCATCTGGTGCAGCGGCTCCGCGATCAGGTGCTCCGGGCGTATCTTCGCGATACGGCCAAGGCGCAGATTCTCCTGCCCGACGGCTCGTACGCACGGCCTGACGCGAGCCTGCCGCCCTTCGATGTTCAATCCTGGCTGCTGCTGCCGCCAGCAGAGCAGGTCGGGCCGAACGGAGAGCAAAGAGCAGAGAACAAAGAACAATTGGGAGAAGTGAAAACTAAGAACTAA
- a CDS encoding thioredoxin domain-containing protein yields MHEPTHTNRLIHETSPYLRQHAHNPVDWYPWGDEALSRARAEDRPILLSVGYSACHWCHVMERESFEDEATARLMNEYFVNIKVDREERPDIDAIYMQAVQALTQHGGWPMTVFLTPDGEPFYGGTYFPPEPRYGMPSFQQVLEAMHDVWLNQRNDAVASARDLAQQLSDAAQIPPGNISLTTRLLDSAATAIRQRFDARHGGWGGAPKFPAPQTIDFLLRTYQRRDDPEALKQAETTLLKMAHGGMYDQLGGGFHRYSVDERWLVPHFEKMLYDNAQLARAYLHAYQLTGNAEYRRIVEETLDYVKREMTAPEGGYYAAQDADSEGVEGKFFVWSLAEVRQALGEDAALFAQIYDVTASGNWEHTNILHLPRPLEEIARVTGQPVDRLRDVAERGRRKLFALREQRVHPGLDDKVLTNWNGLMLAAMAEAGRVLKREDYLDSARRNAEFVLSTLSRDGRLLHTYKDGQAKIRGFLSDYALYAEGLLALYRATCETRWLSAARDLAEHMLDHFWDDTDGGFFQTSDEHETLIARPKDLFDEAVPSGNAVAAHVLLQLAALVGDPEYDRRGRATIELVTGGIQRYPSAFATMLNALDFALATPREIAIVGDRADPATQRMLAALDERFLPNVIVAAAAPDDTAAVELIPLLRDRPQQHAQPTAYVCRSFVCSLPTTDIATMVQQLAE; encoded by the coding sequence ATGCATGAGCCAACTCATACCAATCGACTGATCCACGAAACCAGCCCATACCTGCGCCAGCACGCCCACAACCCGGTTGACTGGTATCCCTGGGGTGATGAAGCGCTGAGCAGAGCGCGCGCCGAGGACAGGCCGATCCTGCTGAGCGTCGGCTATAGCGCCTGCCACTGGTGCCATGTGATGGAGCGCGAAAGCTTCGAGGACGAGGCGACCGCGCGCCTGATGAACGAGTATTTTGTCAACATCAAGGTCGATCGCGAAGAGCGGCCCGACATCGACGCGATCTATATGCAGGCGGTCCAGGCGCTCACGCAGCACGGCGGCTGGCCGATGACCGTCTTTCTCACGCCCGACGGCGAGCCATTCTACGGCGGCACCTACTTTCCGCCTGAGCCGCGCTACGGCATGCCCAGCTTTCAACAGGTGCTTGAGGCCATGCACGACGTCTGGCTCAACCAGCGCAACGATGCCGTCGCCAGCGCCCGCGATCTGGCGCAGCAGCTCTCGGATGCCGCGCAGATCCCGCCCGGCAATATCAGCCTCACGACCCGGCTGCTGGACAGCGCGGCGACGGCGATCCGCCAGCGCTTCGATGCGCGGCACGGCGGCTGGGGCGGCGCGCCCAAGTTTCCCGCGCCGCAGACGATCGACTTCCTGCTGCGCACCTACCAGCGCAGGGACGACCCCGAGGCGCTCAAGCAGGCCGAGACGACGCTGCTCAAGATGGCGCACGGCGGCATGTACGATCAGCTTGGCGGCGGCTTCCACCGCTACAGCGTCGACGAGCGCTGGCTTGTGCCGCACTTCGAGAAGATGCTCTACGATAACGCGCAGCTCGCCCGCGCCTATCTCCATGCCTACCAGCTCACCGGCAACGCCGAGTACCGGCGCATCGTCGAGGAGACGCTCGATTACGTCAAGCGAGAAATGACCGCGCCTGAGGGCGGGTACTACGCCGCGCAGGACGCCGACAGCGAGGGCGTGGAGGGCAAATTCTTTGTGTGGAGCCTGGCGGAGGTGCGGCAGGCGCTCGGCGAGGATGCGGCGCTCTTTGCGCAGATCTACGATGTCACTGCCAGCGGCAACTGGGAGCACACCAACATTCTGCACCTGCCGCGACCGCTCGAAGAGATCGCGCGGGTCACGGGGCAGCCCGTGGATCGGCTGCGCGACGTTGCCGAGCGCGGCAGGCGCAAGCTCTTTGCCCTCCGCGAGCAGCGGGTGCATCCTGGCCTCGACGACAAGGTGCTGACCAACTGGAACGGCCTGATGCTGGCAGCGATGGCCGAGGCCGGTCGCGTGCTGAAGCGCGAAGATTACCTCGACAGCGCGCGACGGAACGCCGAGTTTGTGCTGAGCACGCTCAGCCGTGACGGTCGGCTGCTGCATACCTACAAAGACGGGCAGGCCAAGATCCGGGGCTTTCTGAGCGACTACGCGCTGTATGCCGAGGGGCTGCTGGCGCTCTATCGCGCCACATGCGAGACGCGCTGGCTCTCCGCCGCCCGCGATCTCGCGGAGCATATGCTCGATCACTTCTGGGACGATACCGACGGCGGCTTCTTCCAGACCAGCGACGAGCACGAGACGCTGATCGCGCGGCCCAAGGACCTCTTCGACGAGGCGGTGCCCTCCGGCAATGCGGTCGCGGCGCATGTGCTGCTGCAACTGGCCGCGCTGGTAGGCGATCCCGAATATGACCGCCGGGGACGCGCGACGATCGAGCTGGTGACAGGCGGCATCCAGCGCTATCCGAGCGCCTTCGCCACGATGCTCAACGCGCTTGACTTTGCGCTGGCGACACCCCGCGAGATTGCGATCGTCGGCGATCGCGCTGATCCCGCTACCCAGCGGATGCTTGCCGCGCTCGACGAGCGCTTCCTGCCGAACGTGATCGTCGCCGCCGCCGCGCCCGACGATACCGCCGCCGTCGAGCTTATCCCGCTGCTCCGCGACCGACCGCAGCAGCACGCGCAGCCGACGGCCTACGTCTGCCGCTCGTTCGTGTGTAGCCTTCCGACTACGGATATAGCCACGATGGTGCAACAGCTTGCAGAGTAG
- a CDS encoding HU family DNA-binding protein, protein MANAISTSQLVDQVAQRTGLSKAQAKQAVQAVFETMGERLAAGDRIQVSGFGSFEIRNRAERQGTNPRTREKVTIPASKAVGFRAASSLKDRVGGQG, encoded by the coding sequence ATGGCAAACGCAATCAGCACGTCCCAACTCGTCGATCAGGTTGCCCAGCGGACGGGTTTGTCGAAGGCGCAGGCCAAACAGGCTGTTCAGGCGGTTTTCGAGACGATGGGCGAACGTCTTGCCGCCGGTGATCGCATTCAGGTGAGCGGTTTTGGCAGCTTTGAAATCCGCAACCGCGCCGAGCGCCAGGGCACCAACCCACGCACACGTGAAAAGGTGACAATCCCAGCTTCAAAGGCGGTTGGCTTCCGCGCTGCCTCTAGCCTGAAGGATCGGGTCGGAGGGCAGGGCTAG
- a CDS encoding nucleoside hydrolase, translated as MVLRPMQPETQAGPTRIVLDTDPGIDDALAILLAVASSEVEVAAVTVTGGNCPLPQGVRNALAVLDMLRAAVPVVPGVALPLIRPAFTAEETHGDTGLGNAHLPEPRTAAALDHAVDRIIREIMDSPAPVTLVAVAPLTNVALAIRREPRIVERVGDVILMGGAFDVPGNTTPLAEFNVYVDPHAAHIVLHSGMPITLIPWDITSKVLLTEAHIDALLAHASPVTRFIADATSFYIEFHRRYFGYAGCSINDPCALALAFCPDLAAYAQVFVDVEIDSPKSLGKTIADPLNVWSRQPNVRLVRHFDQERFLALFMERMVALARLHPA; from the coding sequence ATGGTTTTACGTCCTATGCAGCCTGAGACGCAGGCAGGTCCGACGCGCATCGTGCTGGATACCGATCCCGGCATCGACGACGCGCTGGCGATCCTGCTGGCGGTCGCCTCGTCCGAAGTCGAGGTGGCGGCGGTGACTGTCACCGGCGGGAATTGCCCGCTGCCGCAGGGCGTGCGCAACGCCCTGGCGGTGCTCGATATGCTGCGCGCGGCGGTGCCGGTCGTGCCGGGCGTAGCGCTGCCGCTGATCCGCCCGGCCTTTACCGCCGAGGAAACCCACGGCGATACCGGCCTGGGCAACGCCCATCTGCCCGAACCGAGGACAGCGGCAGCGCTCGATCACGCTGTCGATCGGATCATCCGCGAGATCATGGATTCGCCCGCGCCGGTGACGCTCGTGGCGGTCGCGCCGCTGACCAACGTGGCGCTCGCGATTCGACGCGAGCCGCGCATCGTCGAGCGCGTCGGCGACGTGATCCTGATGGGCGGGGCGTTCGATGTGCCGGGCAACACCACGCCGCTGGCGGAGTTCAACGTCTACGTCGATCCGCACGCGGCGCATATCGTCCTGCACAGCGGCATGCCGATCACGCTGATCCCGTGGGATATTACCTCGAAGGTGCTGCTGACGGAGGCGCATATCGACGCATTGCTGGCGCACGCATCGCCCGTCACGCGCTTCATCGCCGACGCCACCAGCTTCTATATCGAGTTTCATCGGCGCTATTTTGGCTATGCCGGATGCTCGATCAACGATCCATGCGCGCTGGCGCTGGCGTTCTGTCCCGACCTGGCAGCGTACGCGCAGGTCTTTGTCGATGTCGAGATCGATAGTCCCAAGAGCCTGGGCAAGACCATCGCCGATCCGCTGAATGTGTGGAGCCGCCAGCCGAACGTGCGGCTGGTGCGCCACTTCGATCAGGAGCGTTTCCTGGCCCTGTTCATGGAGCGTATGGTAGCATTAGCGCGCCTTCATCCAGCCTAG
- a CDS encoding queuosine precursor transporter, with product MVARSYRFLEVVTGLFVAVLLISNVASTKFVRLGPFDFDGGTLLFPLSYIFGDILTEVYGYARSRTAIWTGFIAALLMSLTFAAVAALPPSAGSESFNAAFNQLLGLVPRIVAASLIAYFAGAFANAYTLAKLKVLTGGRHLWARALGSTVIGQGVDTILFVLIAFAGVAGAPPLLTLIVSNYVFKLAVEALLLPLTYAVVNLLKQAEQEDYFDRQTSFNPFVWPQS from the coding sequence ATGGTGGCACGGTCGTATCGTTTTCTGGAAGTTGTTACGGGTCTGTTCGTCGCTGTCCTGCTGATCAGCAACGTTGCCTCGACCAAATTTGTACGGCTCGGCCCATTCGATTTTGACGGCGGCACGCTGCTCTTTCCGCTGTCGTACATCTTCGGCGACATCCTTACCGAGGTGTACGGCTATGCGCGCTCGCGCACGGCGATCTGGACCGGCTTCATCGCGGCGCTGCTGATGTCGCTGACCTTCGCGGCAGTTGCCGCGCTGCCGCCGAGCGCGGGCAGCGAGTCGTTCAACGCGGCCTTCAACCAACTGCTGGGACTGGTGCCACGGATCGTCGCCGCCAGCCTGATCGCCTATTTCGCGGGTGCGTTCGCCAACGCGTACACGCTGGCGAAGCTCAAAGTGCTGACCGGCGGGCGTCATCTCTGGGCGCGGGCGCTCGGCTCGACGGTGATCGGCCAGGGCGTGGATACGATCTTATTCGTGCTGATCGCGTTTGCGGGCGTGGCAGGAGCGCCGCCGCTGCTGACGCTGATCGTCTCGAACTACGTGTTCAAGCTGGCGGTCGAGGCGCTGTTGCTGCCGCTGACCTATGCGGTGGTGAATCTGCTCAAGCAGGCCGAGCAGGAGGACTACTTCGATCGGCAGACCAGCTTCAATCCGTTCGTCTGGCCGCAATCCTAA